The DNA region ATTAAGCCGGATTTAGTCCGCTGTGAACTTACACTATGTGCTCAGATGGGTGTTAATAAGGGATCAAGTTTATGTATTACATTAGATGTGATTGTTTGTAATCAAGTTTATGTATTACATTAGATGTGattgtttgtaaatatataTCAAACATATAGATCaaaaaataagataataaaTTTTGTTTGGAAAATACTGTGTGGTTAATAAATGACGAAGTTTTAAGATAACACCATAAATTATGAGTAGGTTTTAGAAGTCAAAAATGCTCAATAAGTCAAACTGGTACCTATATATGTACTATAATTTTAAGTGCGCTGATATTCATTTACGTAAACACTTAACtataaatttttgtatttttttgtcctatctattaaaaaacaaataggATTGCTTTGCCAAGTTAATCTCATCTCAAGttcataaaatattcaaaattgcTAGAAAAAAATCTCATTACTACTTCTCAAGCTCTAACCCAAAAGCGAATTGAAAAGAAATATGCCCGGTAACCAATTCCAAGAATACTTCGAATGAAGGTATGAATTTTAAAGGAAACGAAATTGAAACGGAGATTGCGCTGAACCTCGTTCAGATGTTAGTAGTCTTTCAATTTTCTCACTTGGCCGTACTCTTAAATTGTTTCTACTAACTTCTATTTATGTGAACTATCAAGCTGGAAGTCCTGGCTAGACTTTGTTCatcttttatttaagtaggtacaagcTTGCAGATCTTAATCTCACAGAATGGTAAGTGCTTCGTTGGTATTATCAAAACTGTAATGTTAATTTGAATTTGgtgtaatgttaataaaattaaaattggttAAATTATAATTGATATAATTCAATAGAATACGCCgtaaaattagttaatcatAAATGTAGATTTGTTTTTAAGACTTAGTTATTGAAACTTTACAAATAAGGCGTGGTCACATTTTCTCTAGCAATATGGTTTCGACAGGTCTCGACATTTGCATCTTAGTATCTTTGAAGCCAGTTGGTAATGAAGATATGTAGTCGACAAATAagtaaatgaaattgctataaaTCCCTGTACttttacttaaaaaaatgcTATAATTCAGGCCTCAATTCCTTAAAACAACATCCAAAACGCATTAAAAATACAactttttaacctaacctacttatcCCTCTTTCCAAGGTTTTATACTGACCCATTTCAATAGCTTCTGTTGTGTGTATATGTATAGTTTATATAGGTACTCTATATACAGTGTTTATCAATTTGGCAAGGCTGAAACACAAACAAAACTCTCGCACTTCCACAATCGGATGAAACTTACCCAGAGAGTTCCGGTCACTGGTTACAAATCAAAAGCTAAAGTCAAATATCCGGACTTTCCCTTCTACAACATCTTAAGTTGCCTCTCCACTAATTCACTTAAGCTCGTTCTAATATTGTCTTTAGATCGGGTTGTTCAGTGTTAGTCCGTTGTTATAAGTTTGGCAAATAGGTCTTGTTCGGGTGCTATGAGTCTTACATTTGAACGTTTCAAGGACGTACCCATGTTTGTTTAGGAGGTAATCCGATAACTAGTTTAAATTCCAAAGTTCTTTATTTGCAATATTGAATAAATACAGAAACTTTGTAAATCGACCAACTAAACTCATTAACAAGTGTCCAACCGTCCCAAGTCCATCCCATGTCAAGTGACCTCGCCTTCATACATGATCGTCTTGTAATCACAAGTCCGTAAACAGGGGTTGAAACAATGTATCCCGTCGTAAATATAAAAGTGAGGTTAAGTGAGCTTTAATCAAGATAGATAGCGAACGCAGTGACCTGGATAGCGGCGGTGGTGGTTACTCGCTGAACGTCGACGTAGGTGTCTCTCTCGGAATCCCAGAGGAAGGTGATGGCGTTGTTGTAACACTGGGAACGACGCTGGTAAATGGTGACCACGACTAtgaagcgatagcgattataTTCCATGGTTTTCATCTCGCGCATTATCTCGCATGACAGACGTAAAGCTAGTGCCGGGGATTCCTAGAAAAAATCACgacatttatagttcgtttttttttagcattagaaattaggtaaacaatcttgatgtgtattttaattgaaaaacacattttaaaaataagttacggcaaatatgtaaaaattatgaatctaatacaataatttatattcttctgctttcatatgtaatagtttttgtattttaaaaagcgtttttcaattaaaagacatgtcaagatcgcttaccttcttgcaagctctttctaatgctaaaaaaaacgaactatagtatatatataattttgatTATAAAATAAGATTAACATTGAATCTAATTTGTAATGAATAACTGTTAAATAAGGATAGTAGCAGTCTTAAACCCCTTTGTTACGCAATTAACAATTTTTGACACTGTTTTTCCATTGTTATTCGACCATCTTCTCTATACCATATTGTAATATTAGAACAATTGAGCTGTAAGAAGGTTTGCACACACTATTTAAGTACCTTGGCTAAATATTTAGTGCGGTACTAATAGGATTAAACAAAGCTTGCACTTGAAGTATAATGACATAACTCACATAACTCCCCAGTGCATTTTATTACGGGCATTAATCAGCATGGGAGATCGTCAAGACAGTATCATAACAagatcaaaaccttaacaaactgTATGACCATAATCTCCGGACCTATTAGCAAAACATATTACCTGAACATTATACTTATGGCCTGTAAAGTGTTCATCAAGAAAGTTATCAATGATCTTCCGGACCTCAAAATCTTTCACTTTGCGTGTGGGCCCGAGCTGGTACGTCGGGAGATACGTCAAGGCGGGTCGCTTGTATTCAATGCCCAACTAAAAAAAGTCGCGGTAAGTAACAGCGCAGAAACGAAAACctatatattatgttatgtatgttcattttgtTACCTCGCCTTGGAGGATATATAACCAAAgggagacgccttgtctgtgATCTGTACAAagcagtctgccgatttttgcgggggaggggcacgtcaaatgtatacgtaacgtgaAAATAGCTGGTCATCCATTGGCCGCTTATTTTCGACAAAGGgaaacgcctgttaatggctactccgtttggttatatcctccaggCCTggaaatacctaaataaataatgaatgagTAAATACTCAAATACAAAAGAACCATACATGTGTCTTTTTAAGCAAAAGGTATCACATTgtcgcttgccataaggacgctCTGATAGGTTATTCGTATGAAGATACAAGCAAATTTCATCCTCGACAATGTGGTACATTTTGCATGGAACCGTCAcaaatattcgtgataaacaTGCAAATATATGGGTTAAGTAATTACTAgttgttatttatatttatatgtactaCTGCACTGCTAAATAATCAGAATTATTCAATagataagtacagtcagcaagaGAAATTGCTcacaaaacaaaacatttttttttttatttagagtgCGGAAAGTTCGCTGGTTTGCTGCAGTCGAACATACCGCACGTGCCATCCAACGTCATAGGGACTCAGCTGTAGGTATAGCCAGCTGTAGAGATAACTGACCCCCCTGCatggaaaaaatattttcttaggGTCAACTTTCTCTGTGTAACTGCACAGCTCTCTGACTATACACAAATCATGGCTTCCATCAGGTAAGATAACAAAGTTGATCTTAGTTACCAGCATTCTCCGAATGTCAAGTCAGTTATGCACCGACTCATACTTCAACTGTATTCTttctgttattatttattatttagagccttacgtgtcccactgctgggcaaaggcctcccccaatttctccacagatctctttccaatgatgtgtctggccactccttcaaaaaggagtctagttcatcccgccatcgccggcgGGGTCTGCCAACTTCCCGATTTGAGTTTCCGGGATTTCGGATTCTTTCtaagataatattttttatatcttACCTGTGAGGTTCTAGGCCCAGCCGCTGTAATACCAGGCACCCTCCCGAAGCCAAAAGATTGCCGCCTCATCCTCATCTTGCTGAATGATTTCTCTGCAAGGGCTACTTTGCTTGCGCCTTCGTGGATAGATAATCTACTTTTTCTTTGTGGCTCAGCCATTATTATTGATTGTTGCTAtataatgataaataaataaaaatatttctaataGAAATAAAGTTATGTAATTTCTCTTGAGCTCTATAATTTAATATGATAATGTAATATTCTAATTTGACAACTTCGCAGACGAAATTTCCGTCTGACAGTTTTGATAGATACGAGGGGTAcgagcaaagaatataatactcactaggagaagaacgataactccatacaaaaaaatgtccccttcaaaagttcgtttatactactagcgctcggtaggataccattgtaattagaattgacaacccgtttagcctagcgcccctagcgggtattggcagtaatccagttcaggaagctaatggtcctgggttcgaatcccggagagggaatttctttttgtattattttattttttgttggggtcaggtttttaagagcccatcaacgtgcacactagcgccactgctgaatacattaaactaatttttatgttactggattcgtcaacctacccgttcaaaactaaagcggccgtttttgttttcagctcatagattgacgaatccagcaacataaaaactagcttgatgtattcaaaaggtacttaaatacacaatacagtcagtagcggccacttttttaaatacctgtaaaatttaaatttaacttaaataatcacgattatttattttagcagtggtgctagtgtgcacgttgttgggctcttaaattagcatatcacaaataaataaagaaacacgttataagataatgattaggtactatatttaaaaattcgtcaaatataaaaggttacaaaaagttacgtattattaagatataaatattttcattcctattaggattagtgtatatatgttaggagcaatacatatgaatacatacattgatatggcaaatggttacaagttgttattacatctatccggttatcggacatttctgctccacagctccacgcagcgttcttggtcaccggaaaactagtctgtatatgcagcagatacgtgccctttgagctttttccaagaaatcatatgacgggccaGGATTATATATTATCACACGCTCAAGCCgtgattcactttctaaaacaaaatagtcacaaattaaacaatataatctaacttcctaattactaacgtcgctaattcctaaggtctaaatttaccagcttactcgtaaacaatgagaggttttatatctatgatgaatttagattataatttcggacgcgatatagcgtccgcgggacttacggggatagtaagattatttgaatttggtaattagtacgctcatttttatttaaaaaatatatcaatttcttaccttgaaattatcgctgtttctggtttacaacggtttccacacacacattagggcttttcataatccggataagaattgttgatgaagtcgccattgccggatacataatacagcaaggaagaaagagcgacaacggtttaaatttaactaagtctgtgcgaagacacatttagatatgttgctcgtacatatgaatagtttttatttttaaattaataggtaaataaatatatttcaagtgaataaatcgttttatatgaaaatttatatttttggcgttaaatgacttaaatgacagcattgacattacagacttttgtcttgtctatgttcttaccggccagactcaaatcaaggcctatcaaagaggcctattgacaaagattttttttaaattttatcaaggagagaggcacgtctacccttcatagattttatgaacatagacaaagacaaactgaaatagataataatttacatatttcaaaaaataaataaaaatttacatatgactttgactacttcataaaatacaaatcaaaatatatttgataaaataattggatttgttcctagaaatcgtatagactaagccagttctagcaatgttgctgtagtaaaatatttttatggtaattactggcaatacagctctagaaacggagcacacatgtacaattatgaagggtcacgtcattcctaggaagtcaataggccttggGTACGAGTAAGTGGATGAAGACTAGATGGTTCACTAAAAAGGTGAAATATGTTTGTAAaatccggacaagtgcgagtcggactcgcccaccgatggttccgtactttttagtatttgttgttatagcggcaacaacagaaatacatcatctgtgaaattttatCACGGTTCACGAGACAGATAAACGGACAGACGGACTTATTACTAaaacagtggagtcttagtaataaggtctcgtttttaccctttgggtacggacccTAAAAATCTAcgataaataacatttgcaagGTATTGTAGCCTTATAGTTTCACCATGTCCGTCTGTTTATGCGTCCGAGGCGTTGCTCAGTGATCGTTAAAccaggcgtagctcactccgcgatttcgtcgcttagcTACAAGtacctaaaagtacatccgttccaacccaattttggggaaagccataagccgcgcgtggcgctgtcgccacctagcagccatatctCTGCTgatacgcgttttgttagagggtgagtcttctgtacctagtattattatttattctgtggttaaagctagaaagctgcaatttaaCATGGGTATATAAAGCAAACACGTTGACAACGTGGAGaaataaaaacgaaaaaaaaaacgttttaggGATGTGAGGGTAAAGTGGGGATGATTTTTGTTTTTACTACAACCCTGTAttgtagtacctacttatacctaactattttcaaaataattttattattccacCTATAATCGAGTAAGATTTAAGAATGTTAGGTAAATGACCAGTTcctataggtacttaacttgTAAATGTTTATAATTGTTATGATTGTACTTTGAGACCAACGCGTAAATCCCGAAAATAATGTTCCATGGAAAACGTCGATATCTAATCggctaaaatgttgaaaatagcGATTTATATCACATTTCTGGAATAAGGGGCCATTGCAAAAAGGAGGAAAATTGACCTTTAATTACTTTCAAGACCTTTTTTATTCAAATCCAATCAAGTGAAAGATTAGGGCAGCTCGGTCACCCGTTTTAAATTACTTATTCAATACAATTAATTCACAATTAGTtcagttattaattattatcagCTTACTCCGGAGCTTTATTCTGGATAATTAATCATTTCGCTTAAAGCCCCTTTGCGCGTGGAAgcaactaaaatatttattctcgAAATATactttaatataggtacttttttcGGTGAATAATTTTTGGataattattaaataggtaGGCACTAGGCACCTGAGTATGCCAACTTTGGACATGTTTAACTCCGTGGACATTTTTTGACCAACACGTACACATCCAACTACTTACAGTAACTTTGTTGGGTATTCAGGTATAATGTACGTCTCTGTTCTTCCAAAAATATATGGTTACATGTTTGTGTGCCTTGATTCattatatttacctactaaAATCGTATTGAACGAAAGGTTTGataaagtcagaccgtaaaaagtctgcagcgattttgataccccacgtagtgcaagtgtcattttaaacgtcaaacttctatgaaattatgacgtatacataacacttacactgcgtgggctatcaaatccgctgtagactttgtttggtgcgactatagtaggtacctaattaaatcCACCGATTTGGTGCAACTGAACTTAATTGCAACATCAATCTACATCTACATTATCAAAACAATGGCCAATTTTGATTCAATCTCTTTAAACAAGCCCACATCAACGAAACGCTCCGTTGTCTAAATCACCAGTCACCATGAATTGAACCGAAGCAGAGATTGTCTAAACGGTTCAGCGCCCCGTCGAGCATGAAATGCAACTGCACTCTTAAGATTACTTCAACAACCTCATATCTCGCTAAATTTACCAAGTAAATTAGACTTTTGTTCTGTGAAACTCAAGTATCAATCTCTGGCAAACTTGATGAAATATATGAGGTAATGAAAATTATTTGACCATTCGGTTAGATTTAAGCGACCACATTACGTCAACTTAGGTTTTATTCAACAAATCGACCAAGCCATAATACGACTCCTAGGAGAATTAGTTACGGTTCCCAGGTGGTTACTAACAAACGCTGTTTCGTTGTTAATggtgttattcataaacgtgatACTGgcttgaaatagttatttaatcGCTTgcctttatctgtcattttgactttagtatttgtaagaaagggttAACCCAAAAACTCATGAAAAATGCATGTGAGCCGTTTTCATTTGCTATAAAATACACGTAAAAAATGATTTAATAATCCAATGACCTTTCATCATAAAAAAATCGCATGCACGAAAGTGACGTTcaggatttatctgtaaatgcacgaacgtgcaaattcatttggatttgtatAATATTATGAAAAAAACGCAACATTATGCATAACGATACACTCGTTTGATACCcattgtttaattttacataattatcCCAGTTCTCTTTAAGAATCAACACCGAAACGAATATAGAATTATTGAAAACAATAATCAACAATTATAAAGTAATCTCAATTCAACTACCTACATCATATTATGGACATCTTTGATAAAGTTCTCATAAAATCAATATTGATTCATTCACAAGTAGAAAGAAAGTTTTGACATGTGTTTAATATAGTTAATAACTACTTCTGAAGCTGTAACATCAATGTTTTGATCGAATCTTTTTCTCTCATCTCTTCACAACCCTGAAATCGGTTATAGGTCAGTTAACCGACTGTTCCCCCCAGCGACGTTCTCCGAGTGGCACTGAAGATGGTGACTGATAGCGACGGACTGCTTTCGTATGTTCAATTGTTTAGTCTAGTGTTTGAATCTTTACTATGAATCAGatgtatttttacaagcttttatttaacttgcaatgttgtttgtatgtttgtaccCTCGattggcttaagaagccatttaagggtaaatttagtttacttttttttaaatacctaaagatacagactgtaCACAGTGGAACTTCTGTGCTTGTGGGCGCTGGTTAAGTCTCACGTCAACGCTCGCTCGGTTATAGGTCAGTTAACCGACTGTTCACCCCAGCGACGTTCTCCGCGTGGCACTGAAGATGGTGACTGATAGCGACGGACTGCTGTGGTATGTTCACTTGTTTAGTTTAGTGTTTGAATCTTTACCATGAATCTGGTAAAtttttataagcttttattcaacttgcaatgtttgtatttatgtatgtacctatgttcgGTTAaattcttcttctacctagcgttatcccggcctttgccagggtccgcttaaATTAGCAAGTTGCAAGTTCGTTTAAATTAGCAAGCTAAATTAAAGAACTGGGTGACAATACAACCACAATTATGGTACTATCgagctaatctgatgatggacacaggagtCCACCTAAGAATttagtgataaaacaacgaaacggcttgttagaattgtctcgatgagtattaatacTATTAATTGCCTGTCGAGAGAAAAgtatagtcagcgataaaagcttgtaagaaaaatgaaattatagacaaaaatctttataaataggtaataaatttatttgttgttgactGAAAAAACAGATCTCTCGTCGTATCATGTTGACAGATCTGTCATTGGAAAATGAGCCTTTGCAAGGTGCCTGTTGGAGTGAATAATCAAATATCGACACCTGTCCCGATTGTCAAAGGCAACTTCTTTGACTATTTTTGCTCGCTGTGCCGTGTCTATTGTTTACTGGGACGTCCGTACTCATATTTTCCAgatataatgattttatactaTGTTCCTTTCAACGTTAATCGAGTACTTCAAACATCCATATTTCGGCGTACCTAGTTATCAAAGTATAGTTTTAAGTGCCCTGTGGTTCTATCAACCCCACTCTACCCCATAAAAACGAAATATTCAAGATATGCTAAACATGACTTGTCAAAACAGTTGCAACCATTACATAAGTTATCATAGTAGTAGTATGCAGAAAGGGCTTCGCCCGCCCAGGGTCGGCGACACTAGTTCAACTCAACCTACACGTCGATGCTCGCTTATGT from Cydia fagiglandana chromosome 6, ilCydFagi1.1, whole genome shotgun sequence includes:
- the LOC134665569 gene encoding dynein light chain Tctex-type protein 2B-like; the protein is MAEPQRKSRLSIHEGASKVALAEKSFSKMRMRRQSFGFGRVPGITAAGPRTSQLGIEYKRPALTYLPTYQLGPTRKVKDFEVRKIIDNFLDEHFTGHKYNVQESPALALRLSCEIMREMKTMEYNRYRFIVVVTIYQRRSQCYNNAITFLWDSERDTYVDVQRVTTTAAIQVTAFAIYLD